The Elusimicrobiota bacterium DNA window GGCGGCGTAGAGGTCTCCCAGGCGCTGCTCCCCGAGGGAGCGGAGCCACTCCTCCTCCGCTTTCGACCCCGCGGGGAAGGCCGACGGCTTCAGGACGTAGGCGCGGGCGGCCTCGAGCAGGCGCAGGCGGCCCGGTTCCTGCCCGCGCCGGCGGGCGAGCAGGCTTCCGATCGTCCCGGCCGCGCCGCGGCGCAGGCGCCAATCCTCCGCGGTGGCGAGATCGACCGCCGGGCCGAGGGCTTCTTCTACCGGCAGGCCGCGCAGGAGCGGGGCCAGCGCCAGGCGCCGGACCGGCTCGGCTTTGGCGAGCTCGAGGAGGATCGTCCGGGAGAGGACCCGACCGAAAGCCGGGACCAGCGTCGAGAGCCAGAGGTTCGCGTCGAAGTTTCCGGCCGAGACGAGGCGCACGAGCTCAGAGCGCGCCTCCGCGGGGAGGGCCGCAAGCTTCGCGGCGGCGGCCATGCCGGTCTCGCCGTCGAGTCCGGAGGAGGAGGCCGCCTGGAGCCAGAGCGCGGCGCGCCCGGCGGGCGGGAGGGCCTCCGCCCGCCGCAGGAGCTCCTCAAGGCGGTCGCGCTCCGCGACGAAGGCGGTGCCGCGCTGGACGGCGGGCCATTCGGGCTTCGGCTCCGCGGGCGCGGCGAGGACGAGTCCCCCGACGCTCGCGCTCCAGGGGTCCGCGGCGAGCGCGAGCGGCCCAGCGAAGCTCGTCGAAGAGCCGGCGGCGTAGGTGTTCCTCTCTCCGTGGACCGCCAGCAATCCGTAGGAGGGAGCGCCGCGCTTGAGCGCTCCGCCCGCGGCGTCGGGGAGCTCGAGGCGGTTCCCGTTCCCCTGGATAAGCGACAGCGAGTGTCCGTTCACGTCGCCCTTCATCGTCGCCCATTCGCCTTGGCAGGAGTTCGAGCTTCCTTCGACGTCGAGGATGCCGACGCCGTAGTCCCAGCCGAGCGCCGGGCCGGCGCCCCAGACGATGGAGCGGTTGTTCGAACCTCGCAGGATGAAAGTCCCCGCGGCCGTGTGCACTCCCGCTCCCTGGACGTAGCGGCGGCCCTGGACGCGGCAGCGGTCGCCTTCGACCGTGAGGAGCCCCAGCGAATGCCAGTAGCCGGCGCCCTGCGCCATGTAGGAGGCGTCCAGGGTGCAGCCGTCGCCCCGTACGCGGGCGATGCCGATGCCGCCGGCCATCCAGGCGCGCGGGCCGTACCCGAAGCCTTGACTCATGCTGAGCGCCGCGAGCGGCTCGCGCGGGTCGGGCTCGACGAGCCCGCCGTCGAGATGGGCTCCCGCGCCCGCATGCGAGAAGATCCCGACGCCGCGCGTGAAGCCGAAGCCCTGCCCCGCCATGCGGACCTGAAAGCTCGACGTGTCCCCTCGCGAGCGGAAGAGACCCATGCCGAAGGCGCCCGCGCCCTGGCTGAAGCGTCCGCCGACGACCTTGGCTTCACCGTTCAGGAGCACCGCTCCCGCTCCGAACAGGCCGGCGCCGAGGGAGACGTCCCCCCCGCGCAGGACGACGCCCGCGCGCGCGCGCGGCAGCGCCAGGACCCCGACGCCGAAGGTCCCGGAGG harbors:
- a CDS encoding HEAT repeat domain-containing protein, with product MSAALLLILLSTPCRAQPDQPFAAALDAVRISTGDLAVRADRWPTPMTLRAVEDALRAPASHPGKAVSEGGATLSAMADEAAGLLEVKPSTFQAAPLPPALPAGLRPVAEPVGRLLAAISAARADMARAVASLSPPERARALELVRAWVTNGNPEPTPADIRVLERFDVGAVVSAARRVLDELEPAAAGIAAPKEDGYAWPRRTRVPMEGGDLLIGGFGDDEYSAKDLEGVALLVDLGGRSTYLCAPAAAGEGEVRVVLDLSSEVVVGSSSGTASGTFGVGVLALPRARAGVVLRGGDVSLGAGLFGAGAVLLNGEAKVVGGRFSQGAGAFGMGLFRSRGDTSSFQVRMAGQGFGFTRGVGIFSHAGAGAHLDGGLVEPDPREPLAALSMSQGFGYGPRAWMAGGIGIARVRGDGCTLDASYMAQGAGYWHSLGLLTVEGDRCRVQGRRYVQGAGVHTAAGTFILRGSNNRSIVWGAGPALGWDYGVGILDVEGSSNSCQGEWATMKGDVNGHSLSLIQGNGNRLELPDAAGGALKRGAPSYGLLAVHGERNTYAAGSSTSFAGPLALAADPWSASVGGLVLAAPAEPKPEWPAVQRGTAFVAERDRLEELLRRAEALPPAGRAALWLQAASSSGLDGETGMAAAAKLAALPAEARSELVRLVSAGNFDANLWLSTLVPAFGRVLSRTILLELAKAEPVRRLALAPLLRGLPVEEALGPAVDLATAEDWRLRRGAAGTIGSLLARRRGQEPGRLRLLEAARAYVLKPSAFPAGSKAEEEWLRSLGEQRLGDLYAALALGEGMTADERVALLRAAPSPFSALPPSTLKAFAAVLSARPAAYASALSAELAESAAQEPQARKVLARLLDDQEPEVVQAALVALSALGRREDAPLIARFLVHPSAYLRESAAAGLGRMGAEGEGELRKALGAPEARTRALAAAGVSQTTEKKVLPLLGKALGDRDASVRRTALAGLLALPSPLIAERVRFKKQLDRLALSDPDPSVRFAAERTRRGL